AACTGGCCACCAACTCGAAAGATTGCGTGGTCAGCTACCCGCTAGTGCTTTCTATCAGGTATAGTCATTCAATTACAGATTAAGTAGACTCGTCGATACAGATGTGCTATGTCTTTCAGCTCGAAGAGCTTTCTTCTAGTGAAGCACACAACTTGTTTGACGCCTGTCTCTTACAACACACTCATCGCTCCCACAGCGATCATTTGACCGCTATGGCTGCCCAGATTAATCAATCGCATCGACCTTTAACTGTCAAGGTATTCGCCATTTCCATTAGTAGTGGTGGATTATATAGACTTAACCGAGAAATCCTTTCAGATTTTGTCGTGGCAAGCGGGATTGGCTGAAGAGTTTCGCGGGAATATTAGCGGCGAAATATTGCCATGTTCGACCAACGTTATACCTAATCTCACTGCTGCTGTTCACGAACTAACTGGCCGGAATCAAGTGGCAATGATGATTGCTCTGTTGACTTCATCCCGCTACGGCATATGTGACTACGAAATGGAGCAGCTGTGCCGTCTTCATCTGTGTGAAAGTGATAACAGCAGCTGGCCAACTCTGGCTCACTTACTGGTCCCTTTCCTTCAACGCGTTGTTGTGGGTGGACTCGGATTGTTGTCGTGGCGGGATGCAACTCTCCGGGAGCAAATGACGAACACATTTCTAGTCGACCGAAATGAAGCAGTCGTCGTCCATCGAAAAATGCTGGACTACTTCTGGACCATTTGGCAAGAGTCGAGAACTTTACTAGAAAGCCGCAATTGGACCGATTTGGCCACTCCTTTATCGGCCATTACTAACCTGcggtatttttatatttattttctttctattttcggTGCTTAATAATTTTGGAATTTGAATTTATCCAGTTTGACGAGACGAGCTCTGGACGAAATTCCGTATCATTTGTCCCGGCTGGATTTTTCAGAGACTCAAGTCCGGTGGATTGAAATCTGGTCGGATCCTGGGTGGCTGTTGACCAAACTAGCCACTTCTGGCGTTACGCAAGTGATGGAGGATTTTGCTTTAACACCGGAATCTTGCCGACCGGAACATTTCCAACAGTGGATGTCACTCCTCGCACCGGCCATCGACTACGACTACCGGCAAGTGACCAGTCAACTGATTGGCCGAGGAGCTCCACAAACAGGAATTTTCGAGAAATTGTGTCGCAATCCTCTAGTAGCTTCTCTTCTCCCCAGCCAGGATTTAGCTCCATCGGATTCTTCGGAAAAAGACATTTGTATTAGTGCTATTTATCGTCTGAACAGCGGTGAAAGACATCATGCGGCTGCTCTATCGGCCGTCCGGGACGAATTGAGTCTTTGGAATTTTAAGACCGGTCAATGCGATAAAGGTAAGAACTCTTGTCATACAAACGGAGTACGCGATAGAGTTATAAAAAACgacctatttttttatttctatccacAGTGCTTGGAAACCTGCAGCACCAGCCTTTGAAAGTCGCCCCGCTGGCCAACGACCGTTGTGTCGTATTGTGCGGGCGTGAACTGTGTGTTTATGACATGAATACTGGCGAAGAAGTGCTCAAGCTCAAAGGTTTGTTTATTCTTCGATCgatttgtctgtttgtttttgccttgtactacattttttaaaaaaatttaatttattttaggaATGATGAACCAAAAACTGCCATTGTTTGGCCTTCACGGCGATTCTCACGTGGTATGCATTCATCTGATGATTTTTTATCGGCTCATGCTAATTATTATCAATTTAGGTGTCACTCTCACGTAATCGGATGTATGTCAACCTAATCAGCCTGGAAAACGGCGATTGTGTTACAACGTTTAAAGTGGGCGAGGATCGATTCCTCAATTCGCTCCTAGTGTCCGACAATGGCCGACTCTTGGTCTGCGGTGACGAGTCCAAACGGCCCTGTTCACTACTTGTCTGGGACTTGCAGGCTAAAAAGCTCATCtatgatttgaaaatgaatcacCATGAATTTATCACCCGATTGAGTGCAATCACTGGAGATGGGACCTACGTGGCCTGTGTTTGCAAAGTACTTTTTTTAGCCAACAACAATGCAATAGGAACCGATTTCTTCatgctttctcttttcttttttaggaaCTAGAGACGAGCGATCCGAATTTCATCGTGGTTTACGACTTGCAAAGTGGCACGCTCTTTAAGAAATGGAAAGCAGGAGCAAACACAGTAGCAGTCAGTATTGCCTGCCAAAACAGTTGCGTCGTGACAAGTTTGCAGGACGCTCGAATTCTTGTTTGGGATCTCGTGACAGGTTTGTTTGccttttgtctttttgaaattgcaaatatttatttatttactttggGTAAATAGGCAATTGCCGCTGGAGTCTATTGGGCCATTCAGCCTCTGTAGACACACTCAACCTTGACGCCGAGGGTTCTTATTTACTCAGTTGGGACTCTGAGGACAATGACCGGTCTCTAAGGCTCTGGAATCTCTCCAATGGTATCTAGGAATTGTAGTCAAGTGGTTTTAAggattacattattatttctttatcaTTAGGGCAAGATGTGGCCACGTTCACACCTGATCAACGTACAACGGCCGCCCACGTATCTGCTGACGGGCAAGTTGTGCTGGTAGCTCTAGCCGGTCGCTCTGATCTTGTCCAGTTGAAACTGTCTCAAACTCCGCTGTCGTAGAAAACCACGCCCATCAAAATAGGtctccaaaaatagaatttaaacctccgtaaaaaacaaaacaaaaaaaaaagtccatcGTGTCGTATGTCAGTGTGTCAATTCTGTGTATCGAAAATTCCAATCTTCTTGAGTTATTCTCATTGATTGGATGTGTTAAGTCATCCCACCCAAACCCATCCTTGTTCGTATCGGGAACCAACCTTGGTATTATCtacacttttattttccacTTCGCTTGTGCATTTTTCGAGctcgtagaaatatttttcagcgCTGCTATGCAATTGCAATATATCATCATCCATTCGACTCGGGAGTGCTCCAGTGgagtgaaaaatattttcacccTTCTGTCTATTCTCTCATTCTATATCCTTCTCTATTGTCTCTGGCCCACGTCGTCGTGTATGTGCAGCGAGTGTGTTCCCTCCTATTCAACCTCCTTGATTTCCCAATGACAAGTCGTTCCAGATTGATCATCCAACGAGTCAactatgtttattttttttctctttcttttctcatctttttaaaacattacGCACAAAAAATCAGCTAATGTTTcatctattttattttcccttatAGAATTCTTGACCCAAATTCTCGTCGAATTTGTTGTTTGGTATATACATAACTCACGGTCGCTAACGATTCTAAAAATGTTCTGTTTGTCAAAGCCGCTAAAATGGCCGTGTATGTAAATATTCTTGAATTGATCGTATTTATCTGTAATAAACCGATAACGTTTTAACGAACACCACATCATTTTTCCCACGCTTTGCATTTACTTTGCGAGTTTTTCCCGCCAATTTTCGAAAGTGACCGCCTGGTGGCGTAACCGTTTGATGCAACGTtagtcttttgttttcaagatATTGAATCTCGATGCTTGTGCACTGACGGCTGGAGTCTTCTTAAGCAGTGAAgacagaaatttgtttttattctattttaaaaactcAAAGCTAAAGAATTTAATTAGAAATGTCAGACAAGGAAGGTGTCGAAGAAAAGGTACAGTTTTTGATCAGAACAAATTATGTTTTACTATCTACTTCTCAAGTTACTGTGAAATGACCTTTTTCCCGCCAAACCGTTTTCCTAAgcatggttttttttctcaacgatttttttttctttcaataggAAGTGACAACTGAAGATGTTgttaatgaagaaaatgcaattaaaggacaaaaaagaaagagacctGTCACTAAGGCAACTCCATCCAAGAAAAAACTGAAGTCTGAAGAACCACCTGTATCtgaagaaaatgacaaaactGAAACAGAAGAAGGTAATCTAGAGCAGTAGTTTGAGTTTTAAATTGTGCTTGATTTTCATGATGTTTGATCAATTTATAGATGAAGAGATGCCATTGGGACTTCTGGATCGTTCACCAGAAATGACTGGAACCAGAATTCGCAAACAGGTGGAGAGACTTACCATCAACAGCCCCGCTGCATCAGAAAAACCTGATCGCAAGAAATATGAACAAATCCCAGGAAAAGGAGTGAAGCTGGGTACATCCCCAAGAATTGCATCGCAATTAATGGTATTATTACTAATTGGATgttgacatttaaaatttccctaaccttcttataatttttttttctaattttgtcTAATTTAGACTTTTAAGCACACTAAGATGACTCTTCTTCATAGACTACTATTCAAAAGACCTGGAACTGCTTATGAAATTAAACGGAATGTTAGAGAGTTCTCAGGGTTCCCTTTTGAGAAAACAGATAAAGAATTTGAGTCCAGGAAGCACATGCtggaaaagtaaataaatactTATATGTATAATTATATACCTATATATTGTACTGTTATAATTACAAATGTATTATTCTAGGAATAACTTGGTTGACCTGAAGGACATCTGTCAAATTCTATGCCTGGAAAAGGGCGGCACCAAAGAGGCTATCATTGAGCGGATACTAGAATTTTGCCTGTGCCCTAATCCGAGCAGTAAACCGACCcctaagaaaaccaaaaagaaaactaaagaaGGCAAGAAAAAGGTCAAAGCCAAAAGCGACGACGAAAAAGCTGCACGAAGCAGTCCCAAGAAGAACATTACCTCAAATGAAACTGTCGAGGACGATTCGAGCAGCTCAGACGAAGAAGCAGAAGGCGAATCGGAATCTGAAAAGGAATCACCTGAGCCAACTCCAGTAAAAAAAGGCACCAAGAAACCTGCGGCTCCCAAACCTGTTAAAGAATCCGCAACACcgaaatcgaataaaaaagtTCCTGCTTCAAAAGCAAATAAAGAAGCGTCCGAAAACAAATCCCAAAAGGAAACCGACGACGATTCGAGCAGCTCAGACGAAGAAGTGGAAGGCGAATCATCTGAAAAGGAATCACCTGAGCCAACTCCAGTAAAGAAAGGCACCAAGAAGACTGTTGCACCAAAACCTGTTAAAGAAGCCGCAACACCgaaagcaaataaaaaagttcctgctgcaaaaacaaagaaagcaGCATTGGAAACcaaatccaaaaagaaaaccgaGGACGATTCGAGTAGTTCGGACGACGAAGCGGAAAAAGAATTATCTGAAAAGGAATCACCTGAAAAAGATTCACCGGAATCGACTCCAGTAAAGAAAGTTACCAAGAAGACTGCGGCACCCAAAGCTGTTAAAGAAGCTGCAACACCGAAAGTGAATAAAAAAGCTCCTGCTGCAAAAGCAACTAAAGCAGCATCGGAAACcaaatccaaaaagaaaacacctaAAAAGTCTCCCAAGAAAGCTGAAATCAAAGTTAAGTTACCCCCTGTGAATAAGACCAAAAAGAAGGCACCG
The sequence above is drawn from the Daphnia pulicaria isolate SC F1-1A chromosome 1, SC_F0-13Bv2, whole genome shotgun sequence genome and encodes:
- the LOC124331648 gene encoding uncharacterized protein LOC124331648 yields the protein MGNLCSNNGDHDGNGSNSESSPCCRGRKSRKSSKAHSGDDEIKQEPPIIGNGSNKSESTNVSQQRQRPQLDSREESSMASVDSEGMASATTHHQQLTVSISNTSAVQQQQQQKQSPKVAGSNPNQQALAALAGSPTSTSNGANCDPDVVRQLPEVIRHVLHGCVGTGSGYGTAERGAHLTVYVTSADPTASSTTALLDAINSSGVHAEIKALATSRGASLQILCDPWGPSSPAATTTTSTALMSSSSDDRIGRISLSNLNRLMETSNVIPVLVFGDTLGRTCLPLSIEAQDFQTALHQAPDAEDRKLVEQWYHSDQLAQPPCYRLQSSPTMSEEVQQRLLEFFITVFSQELSDAYLNTLFEQEVHNSVCMSQELARRCIWIQETTISSPNTSGSVHSETSITERENRRRVNAVQKILKTLLQEKHVIKSQAEPFSAVTGQLSATLHSIVEEVLDEAEAKDVLSRSSLSRSFLEEINQHLTFCQRAASCSVNRESALMVVKRYLTGNEQHPLIIYGAEGSGKTCLLARAAQQCHSWQQPDPECTLEMGVVLRFIRLTPESSSVLTILHSITQQVSLLTTGRLPRNPHTLSDYQSTLNRLLGDERSSRKRITFIIDGVDHLEDFDTVFDLLSSWLLVQLPPTIKVLLTLRTGHQLERLRGQLPASAFYQLEELSSSEAHNLFDACLLQHTHRSHSDHLTAMAAQINQSHRPLTVKILSWQAGLAEEFRGNISGEILPCSTNVIPNLTAAVHELTGRNQVAMMIALLTSSRYGICDYEMEQLCRLHLCESDNSSWPTLAHLLVPFLQRVVVGGLGLLSWRDATLREQMTNTFLVDRNEAVVVHRKMLDYFWTIWQESRTLLESRNWTDLATPLSAITNLRLTRRALDEIPYHLSRLDFSETQVRWIEIWSDPGWLLTKLATSGVTQVMEDFALTPESCRPEHFQQWMSLLAPAIDYDYRQVTSQLIGRGAPQTGIFEKLCRNPLVASLLPSQDLAPSDSSEKDICISAIYRLNSGERHHAAALSAVRDELSLWNFKTGQCDKVLGNLQHQPLKVAPLANDRCVVLCGRELCVYDMNTGEEVLKLKGMMNQKLPLFGLHGDSHVVSLSRNRMYVNLISLENGDCVTTFKVGEDRFLNSLLVSDNGRLLVCGDESKRPCSLLVWDLQAKKLIYDLKMNHHEFITRLSAITGDGTYVACVCKELETSDPNFIVVYDLQSGTLFKKWKAGANTVAVSIACQNSCVVTSLQDARILVWDLVTGNCRWSLLGHSASVDTLNLDAEGSYLLSWDSEDNDRSLRLWNLSNGQDVATFTPDQRTTAAHVSADGQVVLVALAGRSDLVQLKLSQTPLS
- the LOC124333684 gene encoding protein DEK-like; translation: MSDKEGVEEKEVTTEDVVNEENAIKGQKRKRPVTKATPSKKKLKSEEPPVSEENDKTETEEDEEMPLGLLDRSPEMTGTRIRKQVERLTINSPAASEKPDRKKYEQIPGKGVKLGTSPRIASQLMTFKHTKMTLLHRLLFKRPGTAYEIKRNVREFSGFPFEKTDKEFESRKHMLEKNNLVDLKDICQILCLEKGGTKEAIIERILEFCLCPNPSSKPTPKKTKKKTKEGKKKVKAKSDDEKAARSSPKKNITSNETVEDDSSSSDEEAEGESESEKESPEPTPVKKGTKKPAAPKPVKESATPKSNKKVPASKANKEASENKSQKETDDDSSSSDEEVEGESSEKESPEPTPVKKGTKKTVAPKPVKEAATPKANKKVPAAKTKKAALETKSKKKTEDDSSSSDDEAEKELSEKESPEKDSPESTPVKKVTKKTAAPKAVKEAATPKVNKKAPAAKATKAASETKSKKKTPKKSPKKAEIKVKLPPVNKTKKKAPAVISDSEGEEDKNSADTSADKSIEDEKSAEESSPKKSVKETSPSPEKSAEESSPPSRKSSDKEEEPTEVSQAPAKSPKSKSEPTNDELANTIKQIINDANLEDMTMKNLCRQVYNKFPEYELEKTRKEFIRSKAKEILGSE